In the Borrelia turicatae 91E135 genome, one interval contains:
- the pta gene encoding phosphate acetyltransferase, with amino-acid sequence MGSFNFKNYVCDRAKKIVREKGDKASIVFPESTDVRILEATIDLLKKKLAGLVVLIGRRDEVFRRLKEQSGSRDDILEMVKVVDPSSFKDFNRYLDEYFSLQHNRKLTLKQAREELLDEIAFSMMMVRLGEVKTCVCGALVSSAKVLRSVFKILPKLKETNFISSFMIMDTGNDLGRAETCFGYEGILMFADCAVIINPNALQLAEIAIQSANSFKNIFNAEPKIALLSFSTKGSANSIEVDKVKGALELVKSKCSDLLIDGELQIDAALVKGVAEKKCGDSLVAGAANVLIFPSLESGNIGYKLVERLAFANAYGPFLQGLKNPVSDLSRGCSLDDIVLTSALMIGS; translated from the coding sequence ATGGGTTCTTTTAATTTTAAAAATTATGTATGTGATAGAGCAAAAAAAATTGTGAGGGAAAAGGGAGATAAGGCCAGTATAGTTTTTCCTGAAAGTACTGATGTTAGAATTTTAGAAGCAACTATTGATCTTTTAAAGAAAAAACTCGCAGGACTTGTGGTGCTTATTGGGCGTAGAGATGAGGTTTTTAGAAGATTAAAAGAACAGTCAGGTTCTAGAGATGATATCTTAGAAATGGTAAAAGTTGTAGATCCCAGTTCTTTTAAAGATTTTAATAGATATTTAGATGAATATTTTAGTTTACAACATAATAGGAAATTAACTTTGAAGCAAGCTAGAGAAGAACTTTTAGATGAAATTGCTTTTTCTATGATGATGGTGAGACTTGGTGAAGTTAAAACCTGTGTTTGTGGTGCTTTAGTGTCTTCAGCTAAAGTTTTAAGGAGTGTGTTTAAAATACTTCCTAAGCTTAAAGAGACTAATTTTATATCTTCTTTTATGATTATGGATACTGGTAATGATCTTGGTCGGGCTGAAACTTGTTTTGGGTATGAGGGAATTTTAATGTTTGCTGATTGTGCTGTAATAATCAATCCTAATGCTCTTCAGCTTGCAGAAATTGCAATACAGAGTGCAAATTCATTTAAGAATATTTTTAATGCAGAGCCAAAAATAGCCCTTCTAAGCTTTTCTACAAAGGGGTCTGCTAATTCTATAGAAGTTGACAAGGTGAAAGGTGCTTTAGAGCTTGTTAAAAGCAAATGCTCAGACTTACTTATTGATGGGGAACTTCAGATTGATGCAGCTTTGGTTAAAGGTGTTGCAGAGAAAAAGTGCGGTGATTCCTTGGTTGCTGGTGCTGCAAATGTACTTATTTTCCCTAGTTTGGAGTCTGGTAATATTGGCTATAAGCTTGTTGAAAGATTGGCTTTTGCTAATGCCTATGGACCTTTCTTGCAAGGACTTAAAAATCCTGTTAGTGATCTCTCAAGGGGGTGTTCTCTAGATGATATCGTATTAACGAGTGCCTTGATGATTGGTAGTTAG
- the rsmA gene encoding 16S rRNA (adenine(1518)-N(6)/adenine(1519)-N(6))-dimethyltransferase RsmA, whose protein sequence is MNINYNSINSIKSALASKNIAPRKIWGQNYLINEHIREKIVDTLEIKENENIWEIGPGLGAMTIILLKKTNFLTVFEIDPKYSEILNEQFGQFKNFKLIKGDFLKTYKQERQNINKIFSNLPYNIASKVISMLIEDGILTHMVFTVQKELADRMLAKEGNKNYSSFTVLVQSHFNVIKIMDIDKKNFYPIPKVKSTTLKLIPCKRVIKDFKAFNKLVRTVFISRRKKLKNTIINFTKDGSILEEDFLKRFLDKRPEEISVKEFITISNKLTTNHQGTR, encoded by the coding sequence ATGAACATAAATTATAACAGCATAAACAGTATAAAAAGTGCACTTGCGAGCAAAAATATAGCTCCACGAAAAATATGGGGACAGAATTACTTAATTAATGAGCATATAAGAGAAAAGATAGTAGACACGCTTGAAATTAAAGAAAATGAAAACATTTGGGAAATAGGTCCAGGGCTTGGAGCAATGACAATCATTTTGCTGAAGAAAACAAATTTTCTGACAGTTTTTGAAATTGATCCTAAGTACTCAGAAATTTTAAATGAACAATTTGGACAATTTAAAAATTTCAAGCTAATAAAAGGTGATTTTTTAAAGACATATAAACAAGAAAGACAAAATATTAACAAAATATTTTCAAATTTACCTTATAACATTGCATCAAAAGTAATATCAATGCTTATTGAAGATGGAATCTTAACGCACATGGTATTTACAGTACAAAAAGAACTGGCGGACAGAATGCTTGCAAAAGAGGGAAATAAAAATTACTCATCATTCACAGTACTAGTTCAATCACACTTTAATGTAATTAAAATAATGGATATTGATAAAAAAAATTTTTATCCAATTCCTAAAGTAAAATCAACAACTCTTAAACTCATTCCTTGCAAAAGAGTAATTAAAGACTTTAAAGCATTCAACAAGTTAGTCAGAACAGTATTTATAAGTCGCAGAAAAAAATTAAAAAATACAATCATTAACTTTACCAAAGACGGGAGCATTCTTGAAGAAGACTTCTTAAAAAGATTTTTAGATAAAAGACCTGAAGAGATTTCTGTCAAAGAATTCATTACAATCTCAAACAAACTAACTACCAATCATCAAGGCACTCGTTAA
- a CDS encoding ComEC/Rec2 family competence protein produces the protein MILLFIVSALNLLTRYYLRLNPIYLNLILMSIFLIKRNAHLSLTFMISTSLLVIFEISLNFKRLEDNFYQITNITYFAKYSNTKIESIDGFGKKYKFIFKNIENKYKIGDIVKIQNNKMQLIKKPLLVNIREKYNKLINRFLNSISTKYSHFSKAILTNNKSDITKYESNLFQKAGISHILVVSGLHFYLIYIIFYYLLLIIKNEKLKYLILSTILLNYLILTGFSPSTLRAFIMIKTLIIYKSTYGKINLLSTLAISFIINAIILPHTLNSIGFKLSYLAVLGISISLALNQRYNLNKLIYPIFTTLMIQVSTAPIFYVNDLNLQPISILSNLIVTPLMLVFLIITILSLGSYIINAHLFLLLDLMNTYIFKAIKETAIIFSKFPVIQNYNVKIFLVLSILTILYIIYKLEQEKRYLNKNIKHQ, from the coding sequence GTGATTTTATTGTTTATAGTAAGTGCATTAAATTTATTAACAAGATATTACTTAAGACTAAATCCAATATATTTAAATTTAATCTTAATGTCAATTTTTTTAATAAAAAGAAATGCTCATTTGTCACTCACATTCATGATTAGTACAAGTTTGCTAGTCATTTTTGAAATTAGCCTAAACTTTAAAAGACTTGAGGATAATTTTTATCAAATAACAAATATTACCTATTTTGCAAAATATTCAAATACCAAGATTGAATCAATAGATGGATTTGGTAAAAAATATAAATTTATATTCAAAAATATTGAAAATAAATATAAAATCGGAGATATCGTCAAAATTCAAAATAATAAAATGCAACTTATCAAAAAACCCCTGCTAGTAAATATTAGAGAAAAATATAATAAACTAATAAACCGGTTTTTAAACTCAATCAGTACCAAATATTCTCACTTTTCAAAAGCGATTTTAACAAACAATAAATCAGATATAACAAAATATGAGAGTAATTTATTTCAAAAAGCAGGTATATCACATATATTAGTGGTATCTGGCCTACATTTTTACCTAATTTATATTATTTTCTATTATTTACTTCTTATAATCAAAAATGAAAAACTAAAATATTTAATTCTAAGCACAATACTACTCAATTATCTAATCTTAACAGGCTTTTCACCATCTACTCTAAGGGCATTCATCATGATAAAAACGCTTATAATTTACAAATCAACATATGGAAAAATCAATTTGCTTAGTACATTAGCAATTAGCTTTATAATAAATGCCATAATCTTACCACACACACTAAATTCAATAGGATTCAAGTTATCCTATCTTGCAGTACTTGGAATATCAATCTCCCTTGCTCTTAATCAAAGATATAATTTAAATAAACTCATATATCCAATTTTTACAACCCTTATGATTCAAGTTTCAACAGCTCCCATTTTTTATGTTAATGATCTCAACCTTCAACCAATCTCAATACTATCAAACCTAATAGTTACTCCCCTAATGCTAGTATTTTTAATAATAACGATATTAAGCTTAGGAAGCTACATAATCAACGCACACTTATTTTTATTACTTGATCTAATGAACACTTATATCTTTAAGGCAATAAAAGAAACAGCCATTATCTTTAGCAAATTTCCAGTAATTCAAAATTATAACGTAAAAATATTTCTAGTCTTAAGTATTTTAACGATACTTTATATAATCTATAAATTAGAACAAGAAAAGAGATATCTCAACAAAAACATAAAACACCAATGA
- a CDS encoding CPBP family intramembrane glutamic endopeptidase: MTLLNKYPLRYVFLEVLLSYFIVTRISPFDSIDVDLWNFDKNHYYYWLYSTFLILFVVYFSKLTSSYNFRDEFFIPEFNPIFIWQAFLIFVKLLICIFLLLIIFCFILYCLPESVRVWVEVGNSGFMWNIGSKQSLYLMVITSLFTGGVEELFYRAFIITKLKQIGITSLIAALLSSFIFAYGHFYYGFVGFLFALIFGGILSYIYLIHKNIYYSIFVHSFYNIFVSVLLFLLN; encoded by the coding sequence ATGACATTGTTAAATAAATACCCTTTAAGGTATGTTTTTTTGGAGGTTCTATTATCCTATTTTATAGTTACTCGTATTTCTCCTTTTGACAGTATTGATGTTGATCTTTGGAATTTTGATAAAAATCATTATTATTATTGGTTGTATAGTACTTTTTTAATTCTTTTTGTTGTATATTTTTCTAAATTAACAAGTTCTTATAATTTTAGAGATGAGTTTTTTATTCCTGAATTTAATCCTATTTTTATTTGGCAAGCATTTTTAATTTTTGTTAAGTTACTTATTTGTATTTTTTTGCTATTGATTATTTTTTGTTTTATTTTGTATTGTCTTCCAGAATCAGTTCGAGTGTGGGTTGAAGTAGGTAACTCTGGTTTTATGTGGAATATAGGCAGTAAGCAATCACTTTATTTAATGGTTATTACTTCTCTTTTTACAGGAGGAGTTGAAGAATTGTTTTACAGGGCTTTTATTATTACCAAACTTAAACAGATAGGGATTACTTCATTGATTGCAGCCTTGCTTAGTAGTTTTATTTTTGCTTATGGACATTTTTATTATGGATTTGTTGGATTTTTATTTGCATTAATTTTTGGGGGAATTTTGTCTTATATATATTTAATACATAAAAATATATATTATTCAATTTTTGTTCATAGTTTTTATAATATTTTTGTTAGTGTTTTGCTCTTTTTGTTAAATTAG
- a CDS encoding AMP-binding protein, with product MLDTIPKRFNEVVRLYGDLDIFIYKENESKDFKRQIYSDFWNEVKSIGSGLLHYRIKKGDRVALISDSRKEWIIIDIAVMSLGCIDVPKGNDSSEDELVYIINHSESSFVFVENAKQLQKIISKKHELKFVKHVVVIDDDKLYEDKLGNITIISYKKLLSLGYDYLKDNPKMFDSELEKVSGKDIATIIYTSGTTGLPKGVVLRHESFIFQVDRIGDYLPTIKPGKIMISILPLWHSFERTCEYIVALNGMAIAYSKPIGPVLLKDFAALNPHAIISVPRIWEGIRIGIMKRVSESFFKRFLFNFFLKIGILYIKLKEKFLGLVPVYKRSNFLVSIFIKVACLTGLIFILPFKFLGHVLVFRKIKKALGKRFEFGVSGGGALVNYVDYFFKAVGIMVLEGYGLTETGPVLSVRRFKSPVANTVGPLFPDIEYRVVGNDGNFLSPGEKGELWVRSPQVMSGYFKDDTTTREVLTRDGWFKTGDLVCATINNEISIVGRSKDTIVLRGGENIEPESIERALSKSLFIENVVVVGQDQKFLGAIIVPNFEVLEKWAGSNEIIFDSHDDLLSNESVNKLYSKCISDIVNLKSGFKSFERIVGFVLLKDSFVVGEELTNTLKLKRYYIFEKYHKKIMSIFNKDDCELL from the coding sequence ATGCTGGATACTATACCTAAGCGTTTCAATGAAGTTGTGAGGCTTTATGGTGATCTTGATATCTTTATTTATAAAGAGAATGAGTCTAAAGATTTTAAGAGACAGATATATTCTGATTTTTGGAATGAAGTTAAGAGTATTGGTTCTGGTCTTTTGCATTATAGAATTAAGAAAGGTGATAGGGTTGCTCTTATTTCTGATTCAAGAAAAGAGTGGATAATTATTGATATTGCTGTTATGAGTTTAGGATGTATTGATGTTCCAAAGGGTAATGATTCGTCTGAAGATGAGTTGGTTTATATTATTAATCATTCTGAGTCTAGTTTTGTCTTTGTGGAGAATGCTAAACAGCTTCAAAAAATCATTTCTAAAAAACATGAGCTTAAATTTGTTAAACATGTTGTTGTTATTGATGATGATAAACTTTATGAGGATAAATTGGGAAATATTACAATAATCTCTTATAAAAAATTATTGAGTTTGGGGTATGATTATTTAAAAGATAATCCTAAGATGTTTGATTCTGAACTTGAAAAAGTTTCTGGCAAGGATATTGCTACTATAATATACACTTCAGGAACAACAGGATTGCCAAAAGGTGTTGTACTTCGTCATGAATCTTTTATTTTTCAAGTAGATAGGATTGGTGATTATTTGCCGACAATTAAACCAGGGAAAATAATGATATCTATTCTTCCTTTGTGGCATTCATTTGAGAGAACTTGTGAATATATAGTTGCTCTTAATGGTATGGCAATTGCTTATTCAAAGCCTATTGGGCCCGTTTTACTTAAAGATTTTGCAGCTTTAAATCCCCATGCAATTATTTCTGTTCCAAGAATTTGGGAAGGAATAAGGATTGGCATTATGAAAAGAGTATCGGAGTCTTTTTTTAAGAGATTTTTATTTAATTTTTTCCTAAAGATAGGAATTCTTTATATAAAGCTTAAGGAAAAATTTTTGGGACTTGTTCCTGTTTACAAGAGGTCAAATTTTTTAGTTTCAATTTTTATAAAGGTTGCTTGTCTTACTGGATTAATTTTTATTTTGCCTTTTAAATTTTTAGGACATGTTTTAGTCTTTAGAAAGATAAAGAAAGCACTTGGGAAAAGATTTGAATTTGGTGTTTCTGGTGGAGGAGCTTTGGTAAATTATGTTGATTATTTCTTCAAAGCTGTAGGGATTATGGTGCTTGAAGGTTATGGTCTTACAGAAACGGGACCTGTTTTAAGTGTAAGACGTTTTAAGAGTCCTGTTGCAAATACTGTTGGGCCTTTGTTTCCAGATATTGAATATAGAGTAGTCGGTAATGATGGTAATTTTTTATCTCCTGGTGAAAAGGGTGAGCTTTGGGTCAGATCCCCTCAAGTTATGAGTGGTTATTTTAAAGATGACACTACAACAAGGGAAGTTTTAACACGAGATGGTTGGTTTAAGACAGGTGATTTGGTGTGTGCAACAATTAATAATGAGATTTCAATTGTTGGAAGAAGTAAAGATACGATTGTGTTAAGAGGTGGAGAAAATATTGAGCCTGAATCTATCGAGAGAGCTTTATCAAAGTCTTTATTTATTGAAAATGTTGTAGTTGTCGGTCAAGATCAAAAGTTTTTAGGAGCTATTATTGTACCTAATTTTGAAGTTCTTGAGAAATGGGCTGGTTCTAATGAAATAATATTTGATTCTCATGATGATTTATTATCTAATGAATCTGTTAACAAACTCTATTCTAAATGTATTTCAGATATAGTTAATCTTAAGTCTGGATTTAAGAGCTTTGAGAGGATTGTTGGATTTGTTTTATTAAAAGATAGTTTTGTTGTGGGCGAAGAACTTACTAATACTCTTAAGCTTAAAAGGTATTACATATTTGAAAAATATCATAAGAAGATAATGTCAATATTTAATAAGGATGACTGTGAATTATTATGA
- the argS gene encoding arginine--tRNA ligase, whose amino-acid sequence MISKIKKDLENKISKTIKELALKQNITLDKINIIMKKPPKSELGDLSILIFEFSKILKLSTSVIIEEIIKQIGKKYTTKSMGAYLNIKFNRKEYIKDIIKKVNEQKEKYGINNVLKNKRIIIEFSSPNTNKPLHVGHLRNDIIGESLSRILKASGGQVTKINLINDRGTHICKTMLAYKKFGNNTTPELSLKKGDHLIGDFYVKYNEYAKNNKMAEDEIQQLLCKWEEGDEETVKLWKKLNKWAIEGIKETYKLTNITFDKIYLESEIFKIGREIILQGLEKGLCYKREDGAICINIPIETNEMTDQKFKQKVLLRANGTSIYLTQDLGNILTRKNEFDFDEMIYVVGSEQIHHFKTLFYVADKLGITKENNLVHLSYGMVNLPTGKMKSREGHVIDADNLIHDLSESTMIEIKKRHSNEQDSKKIALNISLGAIHYYLLKTAIHKDILFNKEESLSFTGNSGPYIQYVGARINSILDKYDELNLPSKNINFDLLINENEWAIIKIISEFEEYIIKAAKDRNPSIIVNYSYLLAKSFSAYYQDTKIIDKDNPELTHARTDLSKAVLQTIKNCMHLLNIPYMKKM is encoded by the coding sequence ATGATCAGTAAAATAAAAAAAGATTTAGAAAATAAAATTAGCAAAACAATAAAAGAACTTGCATTAAAACAAAACATTACATTAGACAAAATAAATATAATCATGAAAAAACCTCCAAAAAGTGAACTGGGAGATTTATCAATACTAATATTCGAATTTAGTAAAATCTTAAAACTCAGTACATCTGTGATTATTGAAGAGATAATTAAACAGATTGGAAAGAAATACACAACCAAATCAATGGGAGCTTATTTAAACATAAAATTCAACAGAAAAGAATATATTAAAGATATAATCAAAAAAGTCAATGAACAGAAAGAAAAATATGGAATAAATAATGTACTTAAAAACAAAAGGATAATAATAGAATTCTCATCACCAAATACAAACAAACCATTGCATGTAGGACATCTTAGAAATGACATTATTGGGGAAAGCTTATCAAGAATACTAAAAGCTTCTGGTGGCCAGGTAACAAAAATAAATTTGATAAATGATAGGGGAACACATATCTGCAAAACCATGCTTGCTTATAAAAAATTTGGAAATAATACAACCCCTGAACTTTCCCTAAAAAAGGGGGATCATTTAATCGGTGATTTTTATGTAAAATACAACGAATATGCTAAAAATAATAAAATGGCAGAAGACGAAATACAACAGTTATTATGTAAGTGGGAAGAAGGAGATGAAGAGACTGTTAAACTTTGGAAAAAATTAAATAAATGGGCAATTGAAGGAATCAAAGAAACTTACAAACTTACAAACATTACATTCGATAAAATTTATCTTGAAAGTGAAATATTTAAGATCGGACGAGAAATTATACTTCAAGGATTAGAAAAAGGTTTATGCTATAAACGAGAAGATGGGGCTATATGTATCAATATACCTATAGAAACAAATGAAATGACCGATCAAAAATTTAAACAAAAAGTACTCCTAAGAGCTAATGGAACCTCCATTTATTTAACACAGGATCTAGGAAATATATTAACTAGAAAAAATGAATTTGATTTCGATGAAATGATTTATGTAGTTGGAAGTGAACAAATTCATCATTTTAAAACTTTATTTTACGTTGCAGATAAATTAGGAATTACAAAAGAAAATAATCTAGTGCACTTATCATACGGCATGGTAAACTTACCTACAGGTAAAATGAAATCAAGAGAAGGTCATGTAATTGATGCTGACAACTTAATTCATGATCTAAGCGAATCAACTATGATAGAGATAAAAAAGAGACATTCAAATGAGCAAGATTCCAAAAAAATTGCATTAAATATATCACTAGGGGCCATTCACTACTATCTACTCAAAACGGCAATACACAAAGATATATTATTTAATAAAGAAGAAAGCTTATCATTTACTGGAAACTCAGGTCCATACATTCAATATGTAGGTGCAAGAATTAATAGCATACTTGACAAGTATGATGAATTAAATTTACCCAGCAAAAATATTAATTTCGACCTCTTAATAAATGAAAACGAATGGGCAATAATCAAAATTATCTCTGAATTTGAAGAATATATAATTAAGGCTGCAAAAGATCGTAATCCTTCAATAATAGTCAACTATTCTTACTTACTTGCAAAAAGCTTCAGTGCATATTATCAAGACACAAAAATAATAGATAAAGATAACCCTGAACTTACACATGCAAGAACTGATTTATCAAAAGCAGTTCTACAAACAATAAAAAATTGTATGCATTTACTTAACATTCCCTACATGAAAAAGATGTGA
- a CDS encoding methyl-accepting chemotaxis protein has product MKRNHSSSTLFYKFNIVIVIYTMIIATTIFLLLDHGYRKIITKELQSFTKFVNNIMIKSFSRDTRNMLIAIDDFVKNYNQNLNTQKSDHLNNVISIDQLSLFPSYIKIIEYTNKNGKILYSSDERRLNTYINLQEMKTDSNIDNYHTVILNQDLTIINNKSYIPMLYKIPQQDQNDLYNTSNANIKSEKNMSINHDGYVVLYADILEQIKQLRKNIFMLLERSLLEKGNQHKSSHYFKIYAINSQGDIFGEQDEETLKPIKLSLNSLFENNPKITTPLLNAIAQRKSNYNTSYNNNIISITRLTSSSWYLAIQMNYNNIFSNELNNIKLMSISTIILLVIIFILIMIITIKKLIISKIEKLNKIIPKVKEGDLTIKIESKGKDSISATINYFGYFIENLKNVINSLQGRVKLLKENGDLLFNEINKAYDTITNSNKYIEKTQGEIEKQVEFISNTTNTIENLSKNIASLDNSIETQAASVEESSSAIEEMIGSIQSVTEITQKAAKSTEELKLFSDDGRKKQEEIIMQIKDIYKNSTRLQEANALISSIASQTNLLSMNAAIEASHAGEAGKGFAIVAEEIKDLAEQVTSQSESVAASINEIMDSINQTVKTSELTNKAFNQIFNSINLVVQVIEEINHTMQEQSIGSQEILKALNTMREITYEVKIGSNEMFRGNKEIINTVSVLEEINVTVSNSMKGLKEEIKKLIEAVESIKTFGTTNSNHITEINTDTNQFKTK; this is encoded by the coding sequence GTGAAAAGAAATCATTCTAGTTCCACTCTTTTTTATAAGTTTAATATTGTTATTGTAATTTATACAATGATTATTGCCACAACCATTTTCTTACTATTAGATCACGGATATAGGAAAATAATAACAAAAGAACTTCAAAGCTTTACAAAATTCGTCAATAATATCATGATAAAAAGCTTCTCTAGAGATACAAGAAACATGTTAATCGCTATTGATGACTTTGTTAAAAATTATAACCAGAATTTGAACACACAAAAAAGTGATCATTTAAATAATGTAATATCTATCGACCAGTTAAGCTTATTCCCATCCTATATAAAAATAATAGAATACACAAATAAAAACGGCAAAATATTGTATTCAAGTGATGAGAGAAGATTAAATACCTACATAAATTTACAAGAAATGAAAACGGATAGTAATATAGATAACTACCACACAGTTATACTAAACCAAGATTTAACAATAATAAATAATAAATCCTATATACCAATGCTTTACAAGATCCCCCAACAAGATCAAAACGATTTGTATAATACAAGTAATGCAAACATAAAGTCAGAAAAAAATATGAGTATAAATCATGATGGATATGTTGTTTTATATGCAGACATACTAGAACAGATAAAACAACTAAGAAAAAACATATTTATGCTTTTAGAAAGATCCTTACTAGAAAAAGGAAATCAACACAAAAGCTCCCATTACTTTAAGATATATGCTATTAACAGTCAAGGAGATATTTTTGGTGAACAAGACGAAGAAACACTTAAACCTATAAAATTATCCTTAAACAGCCTGTTTGAAAACAATCCAAAAATAACAACTCCATTACTCAATGCAATAGCTCAAAGAAAAAGTAATTATAATACTAGCTACAACAATAACATAATCTCCATAACAAGACTTACATCTTCATCTTGGTATTTAGCAATACAAATGAATTATAACAATATATTTTCAAATGAACTCAACAATATCAAATTGATGTCAATATCAACAATAATATTACTCGTAATAATATTTATATTAATCATGATAATTACAATCAAAAAACTAATCATATCAAAAATAGAAAAACTTAATAAGATCATTCCAAAAGTCAAAGAAGGAGATCTCACAATCAAGATTGAATCAAAAGGAAAAGATTCAATAAGTGCCACAATAAATTATTTCGGGTATTTCATTGAAAATTTAAAGAACGTAATAAACTCGCTACAAGGCAGAGTAAAACTATTAAAAGAAAACGGTGATCTACTCTTTAATGAAATAAATAAAGCTTATGATACAATAACAAACTCAAATAAGTACATAGAAAAAACACAAGGGGAAATAGAAAAACAAGTTGAGTTTATTTCAAATACAACAAATACAATTGAGAATTTATCTAAAAACATCGCATCACTTGACAATTCAATTGAAACTCAAGCTGCAAGCGTTGAAGAATCATCTTCAGCTATTGAAGAGATGATAGGAAGCATACAATCAGTCACAGAAATAACACAAAAAGCTGCAAAAAGCACAGAAGAACTTAAACTATTCTCCGATGATGGTAGAAAAAAACAAGAAGAGATTATCATGCAAATTAAAGATATTTACAAAAATTCAACAAGACTACAAGAAGCTAATGCACTAATATCATCCATTGCTAGCCAAACCAATTTACTATCAATGAATGCTGCTATCGAGGCGTCTCATGCGGGAGAAGCTGGAAAAGGTTTTGCAATTGTTGCAGAAGAGATTAAAGACCTTGCAGAACAAGTTACTTCACAATCAGAATCAGTTGCAGCATCAATAAATGAAATCATGGATTCAATCAATCAAACAGTAAAAACATCAGAATTAACAAATAAAGCTTTCAATCAAATATTTAACTCAATCAACCTCGTAGTTCAAGTCATAGAAGAAATCAATCACACTATGCAAGAACAATCAATTGGTAGCCAAGAAATTTTAAAAGCTTTAAACACAATGAGAGAAATAACATATGAAGTAAAAATAGGTTCAAATGAAATGTTTAGAGGAAATAAAGAGATAATTAATACGGTTTCTGTTTTAGAAGAAATTAATGTCACAGTTTCAAATTCAATGAAAGGACTAAAAGAAGAAATCAAAAAACTAATAGAAGCTGTTGAAAGCATCAAAACTTTTGGAACAACAAATTCAAATCACATTACAGAAATTAATACAGATACAAATCAATTTAAAACAAAATAG